In Panulirus ornatus isolate Po-2019 chromosome 2, ASM3632096v1, whole genome shotgun sequence, the DNA window TGAAATTAGATGAGTATTTGGGAACTTTTTGGTTTTCATGGATCTTTCCCCTACTTCTGTTTTAACCCTCTTTTTCCTTGTCATTCAGTTCTCTGACATTATCGTCTATCTAATATTGAAAGATTTGAAATGGAGGTCTTCCATCAGCATTTTGTAAAGTGTTCACTCCCTATATTACACAACTGAAGCAAAAGAGTTCATTGTCAAAAGCAAGTTTCATTGTGGATTACAACAAATCTAGTACCAAAAGTGATTTAGGCTTGCACTGCATGATTTGGAGTTTCTTAGAATACCAGCCAACCTTCACATCAAGCTAACTTTGGGAAAATCTTGTATTTTTTGATTTCCTGATTACGAGGAGTGAAGTTATGGATTACGAGGAGTGAAGTTATGGGTCAAAATGAAAAGAAGGGCTTTTTGTTAAGGAAAAAATGAATACTGGTACAGTACCATTTATAGTTAGAAATACATGTTACATTAGATTATGTCATATGAGTGGTAATACAGTATGCAAGTACTTAAGCTCGTAAGCAATTCAGTCACCCCTCTAGTCCCTTCCAATTCTTGTGCATACATatttatttcctctttgtcaacctctcctcttattctctccttatgtccaagccGTTTCAGTATACTCTTTTTGGCTCAACCATTCTTCTGTTgataccacacctttctcttatgctatcattacttacttgatcaactcaCTTTATACTATTTGTTGTCTTCAGTCTTTGATTTCCAATGCATTCACCATCTTCCAtattttctcatctatagcctatgaCTTGTATTTTTATAACATTGTTATGACTACTATACCTTAATACATATCAGTTTTTGTCCCTCCAGAtagtgttctctcttttcacacaaaaTTGTTTAAAAAAGATACTTTGTCATATCCTAATGTGTTAGACTGAAGGTCAAAAATGTATAAAATGGTATTCAAAACTTTATGTAAACAATGGTAAAGACAGCTACTATGTCTGTCTCCAAATTTTGAGCCAACTCCTCACCCTACCCAGACTGTGCCACTAATGCTGCCTGCATGACTGCCAACTCTCGTGACCCACATCATGAGACTCCTCAGCACTGGACTGTATGAATGCAACAGTAGAGTGCATGTACATGAAAGTTGTTTTAAGGATTTCTTTCATTTGACACAATTTTCTCTTCGCACTGCACTTTAATTTGCCATGTTTGGAAATTCATTTTAAGGCTTTCTTTCAGTTGACATCACATATATTTTTTGAGATTATTTTACTCACAACACACtgtacttttttcatatttttcactttGCATAACAAAAACGGACTATTTAAACTAGTTTGAAGGTTTTGAAGATGTCCTGAAGTAATCCATGATCAACCACTGCTTCTGCTATGATATAAATGTTATTGAGAAGCCTCTGATGTGTTAATGTGAGCCATTTTATCCTCTCAGCCTTATCCACACTCTGCTCCATGAATTTCTCCTCATATTTCAAATAAGGATTAATGGTTAATCTTTTCCCCAAGTGTCCTGATCAGCTGTTACAGTACTGTATTCATGATCTAGCAGTTAaacccttaaaatttaatgaagaAATTTTTTTCAGCTTCTGGGCCAGTGGAACCTCCAGTGCCTAAAATGAAAAGGCaggacatgacccttgagcagttGAAACAGTATGATGGAAGTGGAGAGCATGGGCGTGTTTGTGTGGCAGTGAATGGCAAGATATTTGATGTCACGCGAGGCAAAAAGTTCTATGGACCAGGTTTGTCTCTTCATTATGTAGCCGTCACTGTGCTTCATTACTTGGAAACGGGAGGTATAGAGTATCCGCTATGGTTATAGATTACTTTGGTGAAATGAAGGTTGAACTGATGTAAAGCTCTTTAAATTTGCATACTTGTACTCATCCACACGTAGTGTAAGATTTTCATTTATGTTTTCAAGCCAGTCTACATATCTTTGGTTGACCTCAGTGACATGTTCAGTCAAGAAAGAAGAATTTGTTTACATATGAACGATTAAGATATTGAGGGATGTACAAAGTTTTGTTAGTTACTCTCTTTTTTTGTCTCATTTATGAACTAGAGTTTACAGATTTCTTATGAAAATCTTGATTTATTTACGCATTACTTGCAGATTTTTGTAAAAGAGCATAGTGTGATAAGTATTATATTTTTTGTCTGTGCAGTTTCTATAGGTATTTCAGTCTTTTGTTTGAGGTTGAGAAGACCAATGAAAGTTTTGAGGAAGGAGTTACCTTGAAACCATTGATTGGAGGGTGACTTGAAACTTGCAGATCATggtatagaaaaataaaaagcttgAAATTTTGTGTTTTTCCTTAGAGAGTTAAAGGATATTTACATTATTATGAGCTAACATAGTACAGCTGTATTTTAGAGCTTAAGTTAACTCAAATACCAGCCTTGTTAAACATGTTTGCCTCAAGCTACATACGGTGGGTTGGTGCCAGTCTTATGGCAAGTTGAAGGTCTGTGTTGTAGACCAGTAGTATTCACTGGAAAAATAATACAGGCCATTTGGGAGAAACACTTtgtaagaatatatacatgtagaaTCATTATACAAAAAAGTATTATTGTACATACAAAGTAATGTTAAATCTCTACACTTAATATGCTGTGGTTCAGAAGTACAGTTTGGTATTCTATTGTCTGTTCTCAGTCACTTGGTGCTCTCCAAGACTTCCTCCCTATTTCATTACATTGATGTTGGGGGCTATGGTGTTGTCCATTGTAAAAACTTGGTAATTTTTCATGCATTTCCTcgcatatctttacatcatcctcgacaactcttccctctgaacctCTTTGCCTGATTAACTACTTTTTGAATTAAAACTTACTCTTGATGAATTTTTGGAAGAGTTTCAGATTTTGTTTTGTTCACAGTGTTTATATTTTGTGTCATTTGTGTTATTTTTACCacatcatttaccacataataAGACCAGCACAATATAATCACTTTTTCCAGCTCGTGTGTTGTAAATGTTATTCTCAGTGTCCATGCAAGATCTAGTGTTGATTGTTTATCAGCTTCTCATGTCCTTGAGTCTATTGACATGCTTGTATGGGAAATTTTCCTCAATCCAATGTAAGATCTTGTTCCCATGGACttatatggaagagtggtgattggaaGGATGATGGCATacgcagagcatcagattttgggaggaacagtgtggttttcaagagtggtaaaggatgtgtagtaAATGAATAGTGGGGTTGAGCAGCATGTCCAGACAGAGGACTGAAATGAGTTATGAGAAGATGATAAATTTAAATAAACATGTTTAAGAGTAGCTGTTTCAGAGCCCTTTGTACTATGTTAATGAATTAGTTATGCTTGTAAAGTTATTCTTAGAAAATCCATGTATCCCCGTGTAATCtgcatattgtattttttttgtgtgtattaacAATGCTTTTTGCAGGTGGACCTTATGCTGCTTTTGCTGGACGTGATGCCACTCGAGCACTGGCAACTTTCAGTGTAAATGATGTTAAGGAGGAATATGATGATCTCAGTGACCTATCATCCATGCAGATGGACTCAGTCAGAGAATGGGAGATGCAGTTCACTGGTTAGTATACATGTACAAGAGGACATCAAAATGTCATTATACAGAGTAGACAATTTGATGAAAATCTCTTAGTCAGAAAGTAAAGCATCAGAAACAAAGAATAGAAAATTCATTTGATAATTTCTTTGTCAGACAACAGTGTGAATTATGCATTTGATAGTTCCCTTAGCTGCTTTCCATCCCTGTTTAGAACCTTCTGCCCTTCTGTTGGTCAGCATTAGATACGTAAAGTTGAGTCATAATTTTTAATTGCTTTGCGCTGATTTTGTGTTCATTTGTTGCACCCTGAGTTAACAGTTTTAtctttttagatatcttttaaacagctcatgtatatttgtgtaaataatttcaagtttcttttttgTGGAAAAATGCTGAATAGCCTCTAGGTTGTAGCACTTTATAGATTTCTGAATgtcaaacatattaaacaaataGCGGAAAGAACAGCTATGGGGTGGCCAATTGACAGCATATCCTCCCTAGTAAACTTATCTTTCCCATTTGCTTTatcccttgcatgttcaggctccaagccTTCATTCCCTCCAGCTCAGTCTGTCCTTTGCTTATTCAGGGCCCAAGccttcaaagtatctttcactcgatccttccacctcctactttgtctctctgtctctctctgccccctccccccttttttccttgttccttccatttctgacatgtTTGCCCTCATAGTTGTCCTTTCCAAATGTTCAGACCATTTTCCATgccctcttcagcactctcatacatactccttgtactaccacacgtctctcttaacaTATTTCATGTTCAAACAACTcttctcacaccatgtattgtcctcaaacatttcatttctaacacattcagccTCTCCATACATTTTCATTTATAGCCCATTCCTTTTATCCTTATAATAATGTCAGGACTATtgtacatacccatttttgccttctcagatggtgatttatttttttccatgtttctcaGTGCTCCTAGAATGTTCATCGTCTCACACACCTTTTGACTTGCCCCAGCATCCATGGTTCTGTTTACTGCCATGTCATTTCCAGGTGTCTAAAACTCttgacttcctccaagttttctccattcaaactcacactcta includes these proteins:
- the LOC139755810 gene encoding membrane-associated progesterone receptor component 1-like, coding for MAVSQGAIMAEDGKETLPTSEESLLSSLFTEIFTSPLNLFLLGVCALLIYKIFRPSDGIGAASGPVEPPVPKMKRQDMTLEQLKQYDGSGEHGRVCVAVNGKIFDVTRGKKFYGPGGPYAAFAGRDATRALATFSVNDVKEEYDDLSDLSSMQMDSVREWEMQFTEKYDYIGKFLKAGEQPTEYSDEEDAKDTKTKKDD